A single genomic interval of Patescibacteria group bacterium harbors:
- a CDS encoding Rrf2 family transcriptional regulator: MMFSTRSEYALRAVIELARHWKENNAVSVHTIAETTGIPYQYLEQLIHPLRKAHIVTAQRGVKGGYRLARNPRELTVQDILHCMEYDFAPFRCPVVGDFKCARNVNCTAKKVWGEIAQSISKTTKAITIAALL, translated from the coding sequence ATGATGTTTTCTACACGCTCTGAATATGCATTGCGGGCGGTAATTGAGCTTGCGAGGCACTGGAAAGAAAATAACGCCGTATCGGTGCATACTATCGCTGAAACAACCGGCATACCCTATCAATATCTTGAGCAGCTCATTCATCCGCTCCGTAAGGCGCATATTGTCACAGCGCAGAGGGGAGTGAAAGGCGGCTACCGGCTTGCGCGCAATCCGCGCGAGCTTACCGTGCAAGACATACTCCATTGCATGGAATATGATTTTGCGCCGTTTCGGTGTCCCGTGGTGGGCGATTTTAAATGCGCCCGTAACGTGAATTGCACCGCGAAAAAGGTATGGGGCGAGATTGCGCAATCTATTTCCAAAACAACTAAAGCGATCACCATTGCCGCATTATTGTAA
- the sufC gene encoding Fe-S cluster assembly ATPase SufC, which produces MNKILAIQDLHVSVDEKKILKGVNLIIHPGDIHALMGPNGSGKSTLANALMGHPQYHITQGNISLNGEDITHAAPEVRARKGLFIAFQHPREIAGLPLAHFLREAYISRFGEKISVAKFRELLRSLMKELAIDDKFIDRPLNDGFSGGEKKKAEILQMIILRPLYAFLDETDSGLDIDALKIVTSSIKHFFGDETAIMIITHYQRILKFIEPHFVHIMIKGEIVKSGGKELAHELEQTGFKHLDP; this is translated from the coding sequence ATGAACAAGATATTAGCAATACAAGATTTGCATGTGAGCGTCGATGAGAAAAAAATACTCAAAGGAGTAAATCTTATTATCCATCCTGGCGACATACATGCGCTCATGGGCCCTAATGGCAGCGGCAAGTCTACCCTCGCAAACGCGCTCATGGGACATCCACAGTACCATATCACGCAAGGAAATATTTCGTTAAATGGAGAGGATATTACGCATGCAGCTCCTGAAGTACGCGCCCGGAAAGGACTTTTTATAGCGTTCCAGCACCCGCGGGAGATTGCGGGGCTTCCCCTAGCGCATTTTCTGCGCGAAGCATATATTTCCCGTTTTGGTGAAAAAATATCCGTTGCAAAATTTCGAGAATTGCTCCGCTCTCTCATGAAAGAGCTGGCAATTGATGATAAATTTATTGACCGTCCTTTGAATGATGGGTTTTCCGGCGGTGAAAAGAAAAAAGCGGAAATTCTTCAAATGATCATCCTCCGCCCTTTGTATGCGTTTTTGGATGAAACAGATTCAGGGCTCGATATTGACGCACTTAAAATAGTCACGTCAAGTATCAAACATTTTTTTGGCGATGAGACCGCAATTATGATCATTACCCATTATCAGAGGATACTCAAATTCATAGAGCCACATTTTGTGCACATCATGATAAAGGGGGAAATCGTGAAATCAGGCGGCAAGGAACTCGCGCATGAATTAGAACAAACAGGTTTTAAGCATTTAGACCCATGA